The Nostoc sp. 'Lobaria pulmonaria (5183) cyanobiont' DNA window TGTTTAAAATCAGGAAATAAAAGAAACTTATCCAGATGAATATTGGTCAAAAAATTTTGACAATAGATAGTTATTAGTGTAAATTTAGCTCACCGCAGGTATGGCTGGTTTTTGCTCTGACCTCACAAAATCGCGTTGCTCTCGTGATTAATGAACGCAAGTATGGGATTCAAATCATTCAACACAGTACGCCGCGAGAGGGTATGAGGCGATGAATATGGTTCGCAAAGGACAAATTTCAGGTATCAAAAAAGGTAACATTTTAGGTCAAGTAGAATTCCTGCCTCAAATTTTTGAAGTTGCTGCATAACCAGCTACAATTAATCAGGATCTTTTGTCCTCAGTAAGTTTTGCAACAAAACCAGGTCTTTCAACAGTTCAGTGTAAAACTGTTCCAGAGCGGTTATTGTCTTGGTTTTTGTCGTCATCTGTTTTCTCATTTAAATAATTGGGTCTTGTGGAGCAGCATGTGAGTACAGTTCTTTGTTTGTGAACAAGCATAACTAACGACTTAAAGCCAAAGCCGAACTTACGCTTCTGTATTACTCATTGGGATAACTGAAATCAGAATATGCAGCCTTTAAGATGATTATTAGTGTTTATACTAAGAAACAACCGCTGTATAACGTCGCGATGTAGGTGCGATCGCTTATCAAAGTGCCTCAGCGAATTAGACCTACCGTGTACACATAAGTCTTTTAGAGTTGCTGTGTAACGTAGGGTGGGCTAATCTTTACAGGTTGATGCACTGGCATTGCAGGTTGATGCACTGGCATTGCAGGTCGATGCACTGGCATTGCGTGTCAATGCACTGGCATTGCGTGTCGATGCACTGGCATTGCATGTCGATGCACTGGCATTGCATGTCGATGCACTGGCATTGCATGTCAATGCACTGGCCTTGCGTGTCGATGCACTGGCATTGCAGGTCAAGGTGTAGGGCAGCTTTAGAAGACTTGTGTGTACACCGTAGGTTAATTAGACAGAAGTCGGATCTATTCCAATCAAAATTATTATTCAATATTAAAACAGCCCAAATATTTCTCTTTACTATGCTTGCCAGCTCAATAATCGATGCTAGCCTGACCGCACAAAATATAGCCTTTCGCCCCGGAGGTCCATCGGTTTCTTTTGGTGTTTCGGTCATCAACCGCAGCAATCAGTTTGCGTCGTTTCAACTTGAAATTAAAGCGGCGGGAGCAGGCGAGCAGAGTAATTGGTATCACCTTTCTCCAGATGTATCTGCGGCGAAATCACCGGGCGATCGCACCGATTTTCAAGTTAAGATTTTAGATTCTCCCATCCCTGATTTCGTCGGGATCATCAATCTAACAGTGCGGGTTTTTTCGCCCCAGCTCTCTGAAGAACGACGATTAGTTCTGCGGTTAACGTTAGAACCAAGCAGTGAATTAAACCTACTGCGGATCGGACTACCTACCAAGCGGTTTCAAGTTTATCCACGTAACGTCGTGGATATTCCCGTGACTGTCAAGAATGTGGGGTCGCAGCCTTACCAAGTGCGCTTGCAGTGTACAGAACTTGAGTCGTCCTGGCTAGTTGGTAGCTCTGAACGGTATATAGAAATTCCCGCAAATGAAGAGATAACAGCAACTTTCCAATGTCAGCCCCCTAGAGCAGATCGAGTTGCGAGTCGCGATTATCCCTTGATCATAATTGCCAAAAGTCATCTGGGTACTCCCGTTGAAGCACAAGGGATTGTAGAAGTTCTGCCCGTTGGGTTCATGGAGTTTGAAGTCCAGCCTCAGCAGCAGTCTATCCCGGCTAAAAGACCTTGGCTCCCGAATTGGCGATCGCGTAGCAGTACTTTCCAATTGATGTTTAAGAACAATAGTAATCTGTTGCAAACGCTCGATCTTGAAGTACGAGGCCAAGACGCGAAAGGATGCCAAATTCAGATTAGTCCAGAAAAACCCGTTCTGCCATTGGGGGAAATAACTTCTACAAACCTAACCATCTCTCCCCGTCGTCTTTGGATTGGCTGGTCGCGAAAACTAAAGTTTGAACTCAAGCCTTGGCTATCAGACCCAAGATTAGGGAGTACCGACCCAGCAACCCAGATTTTGTTCTTAAAGGTTTTTCCAATTGTACCCTTATGGTTATTGCTGACATTGCTCTTAGCGATCGCAGCCGCTATATTTATACCAAAGCCGATTACTCATCTAGCTGGCGTTAATGCCGTGCGACTCAGTGGCACAAGTGGCAGATCACCGCTGGTAATGAGTGCCTCAGACGATTGTTCAGTTCGGACTTGGGGCGTGACAGATTGGGGAACCCTAACCCCGCAGGGTACTTTGAGTAAGGGGACGTTAGCCAAAACCTGCACGGATACTCAACCTAACTCTGACAAAGGACTTCTCGCTATTACTCAGCAAGCAATCCGGTCCCTAGCATTAATTCCGGTAAAAAATAATCAGGTCTTTGCAGGTCTAGAGAATGGAACTGTTCAGGTCTGGGATATCAACACTGGGAAGGGACTCTATACGCTCAAAGACCCCAACGACCAAACAAGCGATCGCATTCTGGACTTGATGTTTACTCGCAACTCTCTGACGCTATACACCAGCTATGGCAGCGGAACCATTCGGAGTTGGCAAAGACCGAGGGATGTCCGTTTTGACTCAAAGCCTGCCAAGGTTTTGAAGGTACCTGATCGCTTCGCATATCAAGCCTGGTCTTTAGCACTCAGTCCAGATGAAAAGATCCTTGTGAGTGCCGGACAGTTTAAGCGGCTTGTCTTGTGGGATGTCGCCAACTCGCAACCTTGGCAGCTAAGACTCTCAGAGAATGCTCAAAATCGCGGAGAAAATGACTTTTTCTGGGATATCAACTTTGCGCCTAATACTTCCATCCTCGCAGCCTCTGATTCTGATGGTTACGTTACTCTTTGGGACTTAAGTCAATGTCAGAAAGCAACGCCAAAGGGGTCGCCTAAAGAGCAGCTGCCTCAGCAAAGCTGCGAACAACGGGCGAGGTGGCAGGTTTCAAAAACATCGGTTCGCAACATTCTATTTACTCCAGATCGACGATGGCTCGTAAGTGCAGGCGATGATGGTCAGATCCTGGCCTGGCGTTTGACTGCAAAGGTCACTCCCGATCTGACTCAAAAACCGAAGCGGATCGCAACCCTACCCAGCAGGATTACTTCCTTAGACTTGATTGCTAAAGAGCAGGGGGTTTGGATTGCCAGTGGCTCCGATGATGCACAAGTTCATCTCTATCGCTTTAACCCAGATGAATAAAAGTTACTGACAAAAAATAGTCCAGTGCGATGATTGATAAATATCCCCAAAATCTGATAATGCCCTGTTTCCCACTGAGTATGCTTTTATTACTTAGCAGTACATCTTTAAGTCCAATGAAAGCTGAGGCTGTTGATATTACAAAATTACCAACTAGTAATTTCATCCTATCACAACAAATTCCACCACCACAGGATGTCCCCCCACCACAGGATGTTAAACCACCCACACCTTCACCACTTCCCTCACCGGAAGTGCCACAGCCACTCCCCCCACCAGCAGAACTATTTCCACCCTCTGCCCCAACTCCCACACCTGAGGAACTACCCTCTGGCAATTTTCCTCAAACTATTGTTGTTGAGCGGTTTGAAGTTATTGGTAGCACAGTCTTCAGTGCCCAAGAGTTAGCCCAAGCCACTGCTGAATTTACCAAACGACCAATCTCACCGACTCAATTGTTTCAAGCACGTTCTAAAATCACTGAGCTATACGTCAAAAATGGTTACATTACTTCTGGTGCTTTGATTCCACCCCAAACAATCCAATCCGGTGTTGTGAAAATTCAGGTGGTGGAAGGTAAATTAGAAGATATCCAGGTAACTGGGACTCGGCGGTTGAATCCCAATTATGTCCGCAGCCGACTAGCAATTGCGACATCAGCGCCTCTGAATCGCCAGCGTTTACTAGAGGCACTGCAACTTTTGCAACTCAATCCTTTGATTAAAAACGTGACTGCTGAACTCTCAACAGGATCGCAACCGGGTACGAGTCTTTTAGAAGTTAAAGTCAGTGAGGCAAAAACCTTTAGTGGGCAAATAATTCTTGATAATGGGCGATCGCCTAGTGTTGGCAGTTTCCGACGCGGGTTAAGATTGAATGAAGCCAACTTACTCGGATTGGGAGACGATCTGAGTTTGGGCTACACCAATACTGATGGTAGCAACTCCTTTGACGCTAGTTACATATTGCCTCTCAATCCCCGCAATGGAACTCTGAGCTTAAACTATGGCACTACGTCGAGTCATGTCATTGAGCCTCCTTTCGACTTTTTAGATATCGAATCGGCTTCTCGCTACTACGAACTGACATTCCGCCAGCCTATAGTCCAAACTCCGACACAAGAATTGGCTCTGGGGTTAACAGCTTCCCGACGCGAAAGTGATGTCTCATGGATACTAGACAGAGGTAGGGTTCCCGCTCCGCAACTTTCGCCTGGCGCTGATGAAGAGGGACGCACTAGAGTATCTGCGTTGCGATTTTTTCAAGAATGGACGAATCGTAACAGTCGAGAAGTCATCGCCCTACGCTCTCAATTCAGTTTGGGCATAGATGTGTTGGATGCCACGGTTAATCAAGATGCTCCTGATAGCCGTTTTTTTGCTTGGCAAGGGCAAGCGCAATGGGCACGCCTTTTAGCTCCTGAAACCTTATTATTACTTCGTTTAAATACGCAACTTGCATCTAGAACACTTTTGCCTATAGAGCAATTTGGCTTAGGTGGGCAGGATAGCATTCGCGGCTACCGTCAAGATTATCTGCTGACGGATAATGGCACTTTTGTTTCTGCGGAAGTTCAAGTCCCAATTCTGCGCTTACCCCAGATAAATAGCACTTTACAAGTTGTGCCATTTGTAGATTTTGGTGTTGGCTGGAACAGTTCTGGTAGAAATAATCCCGACCCTAATACTCTAGCTTCTGTTGGTCTGGGGTTGCGTTGGGCACAGGGCGATCGCTTAACCGTTCGTCTTGACTGGGGTATTCCTTTAATATCTGTTGACTCAAATGAGAGAACATTGCAAGAAAATGGTCTGTATTTTAGTTTACTCTATAATCCTTTTTAAAATAAAAGATTATAGAGCTATTTGAATATTGAACAGCAACAAGAAATATTAAATTGGCTGTAAACGAAAGATAGTTGGGAGCTTGGCGAAATTGAGTATAAATTAGCATTTTAATATGATGTAACTTACGAATTAAAACGGAGTTATTATGACTTTTGACTTTTGATTTTTGACTTCCCCGTTCGCGTAGCGTCTCGTAGAGAAGGGGCGTGACTTGTTTAATGCGGCAGGAATTAGTTGGAAGAAAACTACTAAGTTGAATCAAAAAGCCGATTTCACCACGACGACAACCATTTTTTCTAATTTCAATAAAGCTGCATGGAAATTTTATTCTTTTATTGTGCAACTACCATTACATTTCAGCAACGCCATAGTCCTTTACTAAAGACGCTGTAAAGATGTTGAATCTCATAACACCACTCAAAGTTATCCTGAATCCTCCCACCCGCCTAGAGGGTTTCCCAGGGGAGAGCGTTACCCTTCACATCAGTCTGATTAATCAAGGCGAGCAGGGAGCCGCGATTGATGTGTTTATCGATCCTATGGCTCAGACCTTGCTGCCATGGTGTCCATCTGCAAGAAAGCGGGTTGCCCTCGACTCCCAACAGGCTTGTGAAGTCAGCCTGGTCTTTGAGATTCCCTTAGACGCTCTACCAGGAAGTTATCCCTACACGGTAGTAGTAGATGCGCCAGAGCATTATCCAGAAGAGACTCCGATTCATTACCCAGGCAGTCTTGAAGTTCTAGTCAAAGAGCAGGCTGTTATACGGTCACAAAATCTTACCTTTTCAATTAACCCAGCAACTAGTCCCGTTCAGCCCTTATTAATTCAGCCCAACCAGCACCAGACGCTATCAGTAATCGTGAACAACCACTCTAGTCGAGTGGATCGGTTTCGGCTCCATTGTCTTGACTTGGATAAAACGTGGTTCACGATTCAATATCCTTACAACGAACTGAGTGAGTTAGGCGTCGTTTCCAGTACCGATGGTTTGGAACTTAATCCTGGAGGCCAAGGCAAAATCATTATTGAGTTCCATTATCCCATAGACATGCCAGCTGGTCACTATTCACCAACTCTACAGCTCATTTCTGATAATGCCCCAGAGCAGGTCTTTTTGGATCTGGTGTATTTAGAGGTAAAGCCAAAACTTCACCTGAGTGTTGAACTGGAGACTATTCTGGGAAAA harbors:
- a CDS encoding ShlB/FhaC/HecB family hemolysin secretion/activation protein; protein product: MIDKYPQNLIMPCFPLSMLLLLSSTSLSPMKAEAVDITKLPTSNFILSQQIPPPQDVPPPQDVKPPTPSPLPSPEVPQPLPPPAELFPPSAPTPTPEELPSGNFPQTIVVERFEVIGSTVFSAQELAQATAEFTKRPISPTQLFQARSKITELYVKNGYITSGALIPPQTIQSGVVKIQVVEGKLEDIQVTGTRRLNPNYVRSRLAIATSAPLNRQRLLEALQLLQLNPLIKNVTAELSTGSQPGTSLLEVKVSEAKTFSGQIILDNGRSPSVGSFRRGLRLNEANLLGLGDDLSLGYTNTDGSNSFDASYILPLNPRNGTLSLNYGTTSSHVIEPPFDFLDIESASRYYELTFRQPIVQTPTQELALGLTASRRESDVSWILDRGRVPAPQLSPGADEEGRTRVSALRFFQEWTNRNSREVIALRSQFSLGIDVLDATVNQDAPDSRFFAWQGQAQWARLLAPETLLLLRLNTQLASRTLLPIEQFGLGGQDSIRGYRQDYLLTDNGTFVSAEVQVPILRLPQINSTLQVVPFVDFGVGWNSSGRNNPDPNTLASVGLGLRWAQGDRLTVRLDWGIPLISVDSNERTLQENGLYFSLLYNPF